TGCAGTTTGACGCATACGTGGATCTGCAAGATTTCCAACATGCCAACCACCTGTTCCTGCAGAATCAACCACAAAAAGTTTTTCTAAATCTCTTTCTTTAAGTTTTTGCTTAAAGACGCCTTCGGCTGCAGGAGAACGGCAAATGTTTCCTAAACAAACAAAGAGAATTTTTTTTACCATAGTATTCAAATCTAAATTTTATTGTAAGTCAAAAAGAATATTATTGATATACTGTTCAGTCCATTCATTCCCAAAGAAGCCTCTTAACATGCCTCGAGCAGGATCTTTTTCAGCTCGATATCGCATATATTTTTTCTGACCATTTAGAACCTTTGAAGATCTTTCTAGTGACATCCTTTTTGCATTAACAATTAAATCGAAGAAAAAATTCAAATAATCGTCAAAAGCTGGTTTAATTATCTCACTAATTAATTGATCACCTTCTGATCCTAGGGGTATTCTAGACCAAAGAAAAGCTGGAGAAAAATATTTCCTAGCCTCCAATGGGATATCCCCTCCTAAAGGAAGTTTAGATTGCCAATTAGCGTGTATAGATTTTAACTTTCCTAAAAAATATTGCGTGTGAACTATATCATCTTTTAATGCAGGTTGAAGATCTAAAGCAATAAGATGTCCCTTTGGAAGTGTTACAAAATCCGCTCCAAAAAAAGGTAAATCATAATTATTAAAAGGTGATATTACTAAATTCATGACAGAAGTCATTTCATCAGCTTGCAGACAAGCACATCTAGCCTGACGTATTTTTTCTGTCTTTAGACCCCATGTTTCCAAAATAACTTTTTTAGGATTAGAACTTGAGCCAAAGAATGATTCTCTAAAAAGAAAATCATTCTTTATCGGATAAGGGCTCGGTTCAAAAGTAGAGAACTTCTTAATAGTTTCATCTAAGAAATAAGCCCAACGCCAATTACTTATTG
This is a stretch of genomic DNA from Prochlorococcus marinus str. MIT 0912. It encodes these proteins:
- a CDS encoding phycoerythrobilin:ferredoxin oxidoreductase, whose product is MQSNRNNSLEPVSISNWRWAYFLDETIKKFSTFEPSPYPIKNDFLFRESFFGSSSNPKKVILETWGLKTEKIRQARCACLQADEMTSVMNLVISPFNNYDLPFFGADFVTLPKGHLIALDLQPALKDDIVHTQYFLGKLKSIHANWQSKLPLGGDIPLEARKYFSPAFLWSRIPLGSEGDQLISEIIKPAFDDYLNFFFDLIVNAKRMSLERSSKVLNGQKKYMRYRAEKDPARGMLRGFFGNEWTEQYINNILFDLQ